The genome window CACACGAGGCTCCTTTTCCTTATAAAACAGGCAACAAATCTGTACAACGTGGCCACGGCCACAGGTACCTGGCAGGGACGGCAGGAAATTTAATACCAGAGGTGAAAAGACACATGATCCAGCATGGATACCAGCCTCATGAAAACCTGTCCTGAGGAAAGACACAGAAAGGTTTTCATGAGTCTGGTATCCATGCTGGATCATGCACAACTtgaaatacaaagctttggtgAAGCTTTGGTTGCACCCATGGGGTGACCTGcaaccacagctcagcctgctgTAGCGCCCTGGGAAATCTGTTCTCCAGCCTTGCTGTCCCTCCCCacaccagggacaccagcacagcGAGCAGGATGgtgggaagctgagaaaaaatCCCCCAGGTGAGCCAAAGCAACCCTCATCAATGGCACCATCAGGGTGCGCCCAGCAGTGGGGAAGGTTTGTCTTCTGCAGCTTGaaggcagctccttccccagggaaaatcctgctttgtCCATTCCCGTCTCTCCTAGAGATAGAAGTCCCTCCTGGAGGCGTGAGGGGGATCTGGCAGCACTTCTGCCCGGGgctgaggctggcagggcagtgccaggcttcCCCCCAGCACTGGATGGTCCTGGGgcagtgccatggcagagctgggcaaacCAGAGCCGCTGTGGGGctaggagagagagagaacagtGGTGAGGAGCTTTGCAGGGGGTTGtcagcactgcctgcacagaaaacactgaGCCCCAGAGGGAGCAAGGCCCTTaccctgtgcctgccctcctGGCTCCGTGTCCCATAGGAATTCAGCGTCTCCAGAGGGCTGCTGATGCTCCCAAAgtgccctgcagctgagctgggggaagAGTGCTGGGGCACGGAAAgaacagagctcagctgcttcTCGGGAACGAGCTGgtagaaagggggaaaaatcctggggtATGGAGCCATCTCTTGCCAGGAGTCCCCAGGGCCGGCAGCATCCAGGCTGCACAATCCATCCAGGTGAAACTGCTGTGGGGGCAGGCCAGGCCCGGGGCccgggcagccctggggctgggaggccCCATCTCTGCTGAGGCCAGGAAcgccaggctgagctggagcccgcagcagagggcacacacagtcctgccaagggctgggctgcGGAGAACAGCTGGGGCCACACAGCCCGTTCATCAGCAAGTGATggtgcctgggctggctgggcgGTGCCGCGTGGTCCTGGCGCTGGCTGGACAGGCAGAAGGACTGCTGGGCATCCTCTTGGAGGGGCTGCACGAGTGAgcagcctccctgcagctgctgggccccGGGTGGCTCCTGCGGGCAGGGAGCGCccggggctgagctgggggtgctgtgccatGGGGTGCCCCGCACTGGCTGGAAGGAGTGGAGCACAGTCTCCTCCCCAGCTGGCCTCCACTGGGAGCCGCTGGagagctcctcctgctcagccagctctgggagcagccctggcacagcactggggggctgctcccacagcagcgtgtggggctggggctggggcagggcagtgcGTGGCTGCCCTGCACGCTGTGCCAGGTGGCACCCCGAGTGCTCGTCCTCCATGTGGCACGGAGCAGGGCCTCCCTGCGGGCTGGGGGGCGTGCCTGGCAGGGGACAgacctgctgccctccctcatGCCCATCCGCGGGAGGCCTGGGGACATGGGAAAGAATCTGGTTGCTGGCCAGGCTGTtattcagggatggtgactggTCTGGGTCCGTTCTGACCATCACCATTTTCtcatccagcagcaggagccccaggtCCTCAGCATTCAAGCCCAGGCCCTCCAAAGCACTGAAGAGCTCGTTGGAACAGCTCTGGTCACTCTTAATTGAGAGCAAGTCCATGGTGGCCAAGAGAGGGTCCTCCTGCTGCAAATCCAGCAGCTTCTCTTGGAGGCTGTTGCCCCTTGAagaagctggagctgtgcccataCCCCAGGCATCCCCTCCTGCACCTGGCAAGGACACACCCTTGAGCTGGAAAGTGCTGCTGAAGGAAGGGTTGGGAATGGGAGCTGAGTGGGAGGTGTACACCGCCTCGTCCTGCTGCATCACAGCGCCCAGCAGAGACCTGGGGTCAATGCCGTTCCTCTGGGAGCGCCCTGCGTGGCTGCAGGGGGGCTTCTTGGACTTGCTGAGCTTCCCTTTGCTCTGGAAAAGGTCAGGGAAGCCTGGGAGAGGATGAGAACTTTGGTATAGAAGCGCCTCTCCTGTAGCAAAGGTGAAGGGAAGGTGCATGGACCGCTTCCGAAGGTGCTCTCCTCCTTCTTcatctctgcagggcaggaagaggACATTGCGGCTGACACACACCCACCCCACAagtgtgtcgcagacatcttttgtgaaaaccCTTTTCTTAAGGATtattccttctgagaagctgtgaggcctcagaaacaaaatgtaaacaatggttatctgctgctgtggaatgcaacaggtggatccgtgacTGGATCCATCTCgtgtggatgtttggaattagTGACCAgtcacggcagagctggctctctctgtctgtccgagccacaaacctttgttttttattcctttccattctattcttagcttagctagccttctgagatgaaacttttccttctattctttttagtatagttttaatgtaatatatatatatatcataaaataataaatcaagccttctgaacatggagtcaacattctcatctcttccctcacctgacaacccctgtgaacaccgtcacacaaGTGCCTCTGTAATGGGCAGCTGTGATCCCTGCAAGCCAAAGCCCCTTTGCTCCAGCCAGCAtgcattcacacacacaaacacacacaaaaaaaccaaacatctgCAGCGTGACTGAGCATCACCCCTGTTGAGGGCTGGCCTTGCAGACGGGGATGCGGCTGAACAGCGCCGAGCACAGaatcccacagctgcagcaacaAAGGACAAACCCAACAcgctgccctgctcagcacacCCCGGAGCCATGGAGAAAGGCAGGCTGTGCCCACGCCAGCCCAGCACGTACACGAGGGGCCTCTGTGTGACCACGATGTACTCGGGTTTGCCGTTCCTGTAGACGAGCCGGGCGTTGGCCTGCACCCACTTCCAGCGCTTGTCCTTGGTCAGCAGCCGGAACACCGTCAGCCCGCTCTCGCCCGTCTGCATCACTGCCGGAGGAAGCACCAGAGCTGCCACCACGGCACGCTGCCCTTCCCAGATGGAAACGGCAGCAGCGTGGCTGGCAGGCACGGGggactgtcacagacatcttttggGAGAAGTCCTTTCCTTCGGATGTTTcgtaaaagatgtctgtgacagtccCCTTTGCCTTTCCTTAGGCAAATCCtaaggaaaaatcctttcctcctgagaagctgagaggcctcaggaacaaaatgtaaacattgattatctgctgctgtggaatgcaacagatggatctgtgattggcccatgttggatgtttctaattaatggccaatcacagtgagcaggctcggacagagagtccaagccacaaacctttgttatcattctttcctattctgtGAGAATCTACAAAATTAGAAAGTTTTTGCAGgctgcagagacagcagaactgtgattagagctaagcagcagccatgagaaaggtcagcagaaaaattacttaaaCCATAGAAAAGCAAGGGCAAATAGAACAAaggtctgtgtattaacacttgtctagaataactcttTAAGCTACAGAAGTTTATCTAGCAGACTAGACATATCTAAactagatattaggaaggttaaAGCTTAATAATAGAGCATTGTTTTTTAAagcttacaagcaggtattgtatttgaaataagcaagcattgttttaaccaaaggtacgtgtGCTTATGGTGATTGGAGAAgactactgtcaatgtgcttttgctttgtgtgattggtcaagaaGCTcataaagtaagttgtaacattaagttctgtgtctgctgcctagaatgtgagctgctggcatcttgcCATTGTCATAatcatgtaatgagactgatgctgaaaaataaaacagctcgaggtgctttccacagcagccccgtcTCGTTCATGGTCTGTAAATAGCCCCCCTGCCAGCATCActgttctattcttagccagccttctgatgaaatcctttcttctattcttttagtatagttttaatataatatatatcataaaataataaatcaagccttctgaaacatggagtcagatcctcatctcttccctcatcctaagacccctgtgaa of Zonotrichia leucophrys gambelii isolate GWCS_2022_RI chromosome 7, RI_Zleu_2.0, whole genome shotgun sequence contains these proteins:
- the LOC135450706 gene encoding aryl hydrocarbon receptor-like isoform X2 encodes the protein MYAGRRRRKPVPRATRPGPAEGGGSNPSKRHRERLNRELERLAGLLPFPPDVVAGLDKLSVLRLSAGFLRARSFLGVALKNPGAKEAQRDGACGAGPALGSAAVPEGELLLQALNGFVLVVTSEGLIFYSSHTIQDYLGFHQTDVMHQSVFELIHTEDQPEFRRNLRWALDAAGKSLSSSAGICKPDQLPPENSSFLERSFVCRFRCLLDNSSGFLALNLQGRLKFLHGQKERSEDGSVLPPQLALFAISTPLQPPSILQIRTKNMIFRTKHKLDFTPLACDAKGKIVLGYTEAELRMCGTGYQFVHAADMLYCAENHVRMMQTGESGLTVFRLLTKDKRWKWVQANARLVYRNGKPEYIVVTQRPLVDEEGGEHLRKRSMHLPFTFATGEALLYQSSHPLPGFPDLFQSKGKLSKSKKPPCSHAGRSQRNGIDPRSLLGAVMQQDEAVYTSHSAPIPNPSFSSTFQLKGVSLPGAGGDAWGMGTAPASSRGNSLQEKLLDLQQEDPLLATMDLLSIKSDQSCSNELFSALEGLGLNAEDLGLLLLDEKMVMVRTDPDQSPSLNNSLASNQILSHVPRPPADGHEGGQQVCPLPGTPPSPQGGPAPCHMEDEHSGCHLAQRAGQPRTALPQPQPHTLLWEQPPSAVPGLLPELAEQEELSSGSQWRPAGEETVLHSFQPVRGTPWHSTPSSAPGAPCPQEPPGAQQLQGGCSLVQPLQEDAQQSFCLSSQRQDHAAPPSQPRHHHLLMNGLCGPSCSPQPSPWQDCVCPLLRAPAQPGVPGLSRDGASQPQGCPGPGPGLPPQQFHLDGLCSLDAAGPGDSWQEMAPYPRIFPPFYQLVPEKQLSSVLSVPQHSSPSSAAGHFGSISSPLETLNSYGTRSQEGRHRPHSGSGLPSSAMALPQDHPVLGGSLALPCQPQPRAEVLPDPPHASRRDFYL
- the LOC135450706 gene encoding aryl hydrocarbon receptor-like isoform X1, encoding MYAGRRRRKPVPRATRPGPAEGGGSNPSKRHRERLNRELERLAGLLPFPPDVVAGLDKLSVLRLSAGFLRARSFLGVALKNPGAKEAQRDGACGAGPALGSAAVPEGELLLQALNGFVLVVTSEGLIFYSSHTIQDYLGFHQTDVMHQSVFELIHTEDQPEFRRNLRWALDAGEPSAAAGKSLSSSAGICKPDQLPPENSSFLERSFVCRFRCLLDNSSGFLALNLQGRLKFLHGQKERSEDGSVLPPQLALFAISTPLQPPSILQIRTKNMIFRTKHKLDFTPLACDAKGKIVLGYTEAELRMCGTGYQFVHAADMLYCAENHVRMMQTGESGLTVFRLLTKDKRWKWVQANARLVYRNGKPEYIVVTQRPLVDEEGGEHLRKRSMHLPFTFATGEALLYQSSHPLPGFPDLFQSKGKLSKSKKPPCSHAGRSQRNGIDPRSLLGAVMQQDEAVYTSHSAPIPNPSFSSTFQLKGVSLPGAGGDAWGMGTAPASSRGNSLQEKLLDLQQEDPLLATMDLLSIKSDQSCSNELFSALEGLGLNAEDLGLLLLDEKMVMVRTDPDQSPSLNNSLASNQILSHVPRPPADGHEGGQQVCPLPGTPPSPQGGPAPCHMEDEHSGCHLAQRAGQPRTALPQPQPHTLLWEQPPSAVPGLLPELAEQEELSSGSQWRPAGEETVLHSFQPVRGTPWHSTPSSAPGAPCPQEPPGAQQLQGGCSLVQPLQEDAQQSFCLSSQRQDHAAPPSQPRHHHLLMNGLCGPSCSPQPSPWQDCVCPLLRAPAQPGVPGLSRDGASQPQGCPGPGPGLPPQQFHLDGLCSLDAAGPGDSWQEMAPYPRIFPPFYQLVPEKQLSSVLSVPQHSSPSSAAGHFGSISSPLETLNSYGTRSQEGRHRPHSGSGLPSSAMALPQDHPVLGGSLALPCQPQPRAEVLPDPPHASRRDFYL